The Tripterygium wilfordii isolate XIE 37 chromosome 17, ASM1340144v1, whole genome shotgun sequence genome has a window encoding:
- the LOC119983037 gene encoding mitotic checkpoint serine/threonine-protein kinase BUB1: MAVVTGDSEPADFPHDPLLPWLLSIKKALEEWKSGNSISVEDLDKLLSACIATFKHNAKYHNDTRFLKIWFLYLEGREDFDDVYREMEENKICLDHSLRYEWYALFLEAKGKWQDAHKVYQIGISRKAEPLDRLKGAQTLFFDRMSERIRAFSPHEICSGDSIQFGKSSINPWSSSTMKDILKKMNPQITKYDGYHSSNKAYSGKVPISSLKNSSRNKIIEIGGKKYLIKGCAGQGGFAQVFKAYVDSNPDDVVALKIQKPAFPWEFHMYRQLDKRISGHHRSSFGFAHRMHLYSDCSILICDYLPQGTLQDVINSYVVMGKSMEEVLCMYYTIEMCYMLEALHGVGIIHGDFKPDNLLIRYAREELTEEGFADRSGPWNDQGLCLVDWGRGIDLLLFPENTEFIGDCRTSGFRCIEMQEKKPWTFQVDTYGLCVVVHMMLHNSYMEVEKKASFDGGYIYLPRSSFKRYWNVDLWKDLFTKLLNVSPGSDNKILLRDLRNSFQDYIYSTPQLLKKLKELLAKQRASLCTA; encoded by the exons ATGGCCGTCGTCACCGGAGACTCAGAGCCAGCTGATTTTCCTCATGATCCCCTCTTGCCATGGCTATT GTCAATCAAGAAGGCACTCGAAGAATGGAAATCAGGAAATTCTATCTCCGTTGAGGATCTCGACAAGCTTCTTTCGGCCTGTATTGCAACTTTCAAGCACAACGCAAAGTACCATAATGACACCAGATTTCTCAAGATTTGGTTCCTCTAT CTGGAAGGTCGTGAAGATTTTGACGATGTTTATAGAGAAATGGAGGAGAACAAGATATGTCTAGACCACTCTTTGCGTTATGAATGGTACGCATTGTTTCTCGAAGCAAAAGGAAAGTGGCAGGATGCACATAAGGTGTACCAGATTGGAATTTCAAG GAAAGCTGAACCTCTTGATAGACTGAAAGGAGCACAAACCTTATTTTTTGACAGAATGTCAGAGAGGATCCGTGCTTTTTCACCACATGAG atttGCAGTGGTGATTCCATTCAGTTTGGAAAGAGTTCTATTAATCCATGGTCGAGCTCCACCATGAAAGACATATTGAAGAAGATGAATCCTCAAATAACTAAATATGAT GGATACCATTCAAGTAATAAAGCTTACTCTGGAAAAGTCCCCATATCTTCTCTGAAGAATTCATCCAGAAATAAGATTATAGAGATAG GAGGAAAGAAGTACCTGATCAAGGGTTGTGCCGGGCAGGGTGGTTTTGCTCAAGTATTCAAAGCCTATGTCGACAGCAATCCTGATGATGTTGTGGCATTAAAG ATACAAAAGCCGGCTTTTCCTTGGGAATTTCACATGTATCGTCAACTAGATAAGCGCATCTCTGGCCACCAT AGATCAAGCTTTGGTTTTGCTCACAGAATGCATCTATATTCAGACTGCAGCATACTCATTTGTGACTATTTACCTCAGGGGACGCTTCAG GATGTAATTAATTCTTACGTGGTTATGGGAAAATCCATGGAAGAAGTTTTATGTATGTACTATACCATAGAGATGTGTTACATGCTGGAAGCTTTGCATGGTGTTGGCATAATCCATGGTGACTTCAAGCCTGATAATTTGCTGATTCGCTATGCTAG GGAAGAGCTCACAGAAGAAGGGTTTGCCGACCGAAGTGGCCCTTGGAATGATCAG GGTCTTTGCCTTGTTGACTGGGGGAGGGGAATAGATTTGCTTCTCTTTCCTGAAAACACAGAATTTATAGGAGATTGCCGCACTTCTGGCTTTCGTTGCATTGAGATGCAAGAGAAAAAGCCATGGACATTTCAG GTAGACACATATGGACTTTGTGTTGTCGTGCACATGATGCTCCACAATTCTTAcatggaagttgaaaagaaagcatCGTTTGATGGTGGCTACATTTACCTACCCAGATCATCTTTTAAACG ATATTGGAATGTTGATTTGTGGAAGGATCTCTTCACAAAGCTATTGAATGTCAGCCCTGGCAGTGACAACAAGATTTTGTTGAGGGATTTGAGGAATTCCTTCCAAGATTATATTTACTCTACACCTCAGCTTCTCAAGAAACTAAAAGAGTTATTGGCAAAGCAAAGGGCTTCCTTGTGCACCGCCTAg